From Leptotrichia wadei, one genomic window encodes:
- a CDS encoding Glu/Leu/Phe/Val family dehydrogenase, whose product MAKETLNPFEIAQKQIKSACDKLNADPAVYEILKNPMRVLEVSFPVKLDNGTVKTFIGYRSQHNNAVGPFKGGLRFHPGVTRDEVKALSTWMTFKCSVAGIPYGGGKGGMAIDPKEYSKDELERISKGFAKAISPIIGEKVDIPAPDVNTNGQIMSWMVDAYEEVTGKSTKGVFTGKPLEFGGSLARTEATGYGVNLTAKKALAKLNIDVKGATYAVQGFGNVGFYTAYYAHKDGAKIVAFSNSHVAIYNENGIDMEAVIKDFEANGRITENKGYGKDITNAELLELEVDVLAPCALENQITSENADRVKAKVVAEGANGPTTPEADEILFKKGIVVVPDILANSGGVVVSYFEWVQNLQSYYWPFDEVQQKEAALLSGAFEDVWALADEYKVDLRNAAYMKSIERISKAMKLRGWY is encoded by the coding sequence ATGGCAAAAGAAACATTGAATCCATTTGAAATTGCGCAAAAGCAAATTAAATCAGCTTGTGATAAATTAAATGCAGATCCAGCTGTTTATGAAATTTTGAAAAATCCTATGAGAGTGTTGGAAGTGTCGTTCCCAGTAAAATTAGACAATGGAACAGTTAAGACATTTATAGGATATAGATCACAGCATAACAATGCGGTAGGACCCTTTAAAGGTGGACTTAGATTCCATCCAGGCGTAACAAGAGATGAAGTAAAAGCTCTATCAACTTGGATGACATTTAAATGTTCAGTTGCAGGAATCCCTTACGGTGGTGGAAAAGGTGGAATGGCAATTGATCCTAAAGAATATTCTAAAGATGAATTAGAAAGAATTTCTAAAGGATTTGCAAAAGCAATTTCTCCAATTATCGGAGAAAAAGTTGACATACCAGCTCCAGATGTTAATACAAATGGACAAATTATGTCTTGGATGGTTGATGCTTATGAAGAAGTTACAGGAAAATCGACAAAAGGTGTATTTACAGGAAAACCTTTAGAATTTGGAGGATCTCTTGCAAGAACAGAAGCAACTGGTTACGGAGTTAATTTGACAGCTAAAAAAGCTTTAGCAAAATTAAACATTGATGTAAAAGGTGCAACTTATGCTGTACAAGGATTTGGAAATGTTGGATTCTATACAGCTTATTATGCACACAAAGATGGTGCAAAAATTGTAGCCTTCTCAAATTCACATGTTGCAATTTATAATGAAAATGGAATTGACATGGAAGCTGTAATCAAAGATTTTGAAGCAAATGGACGTATTACAGAAAACAAAGGATATGGAAAAGATATTACAAATGCTGAATTATTAGAATTGGAAGTTGATGTTTTAGCGCCTTGTGCATTAGAAAATCAAATTACTTCTGAAAATGCTGACAGAGTTAAAGCAAAAGTAGTTGCAGAAGGAGCAAACGGACCAACAACTCCTGAAGCTGATGAAATTTTATTCAAAAAAGGAATCGTAGTTGTTCCTGATATCTTAGCAAATTCAGGTGGAGTTGTAGTTTCATACTTTGAATGGGTACAAAACTTGCAAAGTTACTATTGGCCATTTGATGAAGTTCAACAAAAAGAAGCTGCATTATTGTCAGGAGCATTTGAAGATGTATGGGCTTTAGCAGATGAATATAAAGTAGATTTAAGAAATGCCGCTTATATGAAGAGTATTGAAAGAATTTCAAAAGCAATGAAATTAAGAGGATGGTATTAA
- a CDS encoding CCA tRNA nucleotidyltransferase → MKLENYTFDEKATKILEKLNSNGNKGYFVGGCLRDVLLGKIPKDIDIATNMGYNDIKKIFSDYPTKEVGKAFGILIIHYEDENFEIAKFRTDIGSDGRRPDSVEFVNDIEDDLLRRDFTFNAMAFNEKDGLIDIFNGQEDIKNKIIRFVGKPKKRLQEDGLRLMRAFRFMSQLGFDFEKNTEIAIKENIHVLEKISQERITSELNKLIVGKYAVKSFEKMKELKVLDYVLPELKVIYDFDQNNPYHKFTLWEHSMNVLDGVSPELTTRWSALLHDIGKPEAKTVDEKTGYFHFYKHEIIGASIAKRIMSRLGQSNNIRDDVYTIVKNHMKLHNSQSEKTIKTLISNYGELNTKRLIDLAISDDGGKGHENDRNDNLWKTFYHIVENMKVPTINSLNINGYDLMELGIYNKEIQKVKKYLLNELLEGNIENSKEELIEKVKEYILKN, encoded by the coding sequence ATGAAATTAGAAAATTATACTTTTGATGAGAAAGCAACAAAAATTTTAGAAAAATTAAATTCGAATGGGAATAAAGGGTATTTTGTTGGAGGCTGTTTACGAGATGTTCTTTTAGGTAAAATTCCAAAAGATATCGACATTGCAACAAATATGGGATATAATGATATAAAAAAAATATTTTCTGATTATCCGACAAAGGAAGTTGGAAAAGCTTTTGGAATTTTGATAATTCATTATGAAGATGAAAATTTTGAGATTGCAAAATTTAGAACAGATATTGGGAGCGATGGGAGAAGACCAGATTCTGTTGAGTTTGTGAACGATATTGAAGATGATTTATTGCGAAGGGATTTTACATTTAATGCGATGGCATTTAATGAAAAGGATGGACTTATTGATATTTTTAACGGACAAGAAGATATTAAAAATAAGATTATTCGATTTGTTGGGAAACCGAAAAAACGGTTGCAAGAAGATGGACTTCGACTGATGAGAGCTTTTAGATTTATGAGTCAATTGGGATTTGATTTCGAGAAAAATACAGAAATTGCGATAAAAGAAAATATTCATGTGTTAGAAAAAATTTCTCAAGAACGAATTACAAGTGAATTAAATAAATTAATTGTTGGAAAATATGCTGTTAAAAGTTTTGAAAAAATGAAAGAATTAAAGGTTCTCGATTATGTTTTACCTGAGTTAAAAGTGATTTATGATTTTGATCAGAATAATCCGTATCACAAATTTACACTTTGGGAACATAGCATGAATGTACTTGATGGCGTGAGTCCTGAATTAACAACACGTTGGAGTGCACTTCTTCACGATATTGGAAAACCTGAAGCAAAAACTGTTGATGAAAAAACTGGATATTTTCATTTTTACAAGCATGAAATTATTGGAGCTTCCATTGCAAAACGAATTATGTCTAGACTTGGTCAATCAAACAACATAAGAGATGATGTCTACACAATTGTAAAAAATCATATGAAATTACATAATAGCCAAAGTGAAAAAACAATAAAAACATTGATTAGCAACTACGGTGAATTAAATACTAAAAGATTAATTGATTTAGCAATTTCTGATGATGGTGGAAAAGGTCACGAAAATGACAGAAATGATAATTTGTGGAAAACTTTTTATCATATTGTGGAAAACATGAAAGTTCCTACGATAAATTCTTTAAATATCAACGGTTACGACTTAATGGAACTTGGAATTTATAATAAAGAAATTCAGAAAGTGAAAAAATATTTATTAAATGAACTTTTAGAAGGGAATATTGAAAATTCTAAAGAAGAATTGATTGAAAAAGTTAAGGAATATATTCTTAAAAATTAG